One Zeugodacus cucurbitae isolate PBARC_wt_2022May chromosome 3, idZeuCucr1.2, whole genome shotgun sequence genomic region harbors:
- the LOC128920085 gene encoding uncharacterized protein LOC128920085: protein MRHEDNVDTASDTSTEECVHLIDNDTVQHKIRIEFADYGGSEYADVLSQSEATDNALAEEVAVAMRLRLPEIGIQPHTQPTTPSSDHTTIPLDGFLDVQRMSFGSGPNSDLAAVIREEDSEASNEVFSPPTYVTCS from the exons ATGCGCCATGAGGATAACGTTGACACCGCGAGCGATACCAGTACCGAGGAATGTGTGCACCTTATTGACAATGATACGGTGCAGCACAAGATACGCATTGAATTTGCCGATTATGGTGGTTCGGAGTACGCCGATGTGCTCTCACAGAGTGAGGCCACTGATAATGCGCTGGCCGAAGAGGTTGCTGTTGCTATGCGCTTGCGTTTGCCAGAAATCGGTATACAACCGCATACGCAG CCTACCACACCATCTTCGGATCACACCACTATACCGTTAGATGGTTTCCTCGACGTGCAACGCATGTCATTCGGCTCGGGACCCAATTCGGATTTGGCTGCCGTCATACGTGAGGAGGACTCGGAGGCTTCGAATGAAGTCTTCTCACCGCCAACTTATGTAACTTGCAGCTAA